A genome region from Setaria italica strain Yugu1 chromosome III, Setaria_italica_v2.0, whole genome shotgun sequence includes the following:
- the LOC101774698 gene encoding preprotein translocase subunit SCY2, chloroplastic encodes MPPSLALAYSSLLLPPRRALLAPPPRCLAPNRPSLRAHCRLLACTPRRPFLTPRCFAFAARTSASAAEPAPGDGDGVPAAGRKGAGYRNRFLDLARLGAVAEGAAEAFFRSEIRRRLAFTAALIVLSRVGYFIPLPGFDRRLIPDSYLSFAPLPADDLVDFSSELKLSFFQLGISHQISASIVMQVLCHVLPSLEKLRKEGLDGHEKLKGYIWWLSLGFATVAAFTVSCYSLQYSVYAASYRVKHVVITSLLLVLGAMSMTWICDTISESGFGHGSSLIICVGILTGYTETLHKMITQFSGNFSKCWPYILGVAGIFMMLTMGAVLVTEGCRKIKLQYYGFKLASGAGKESTPVTEVEPYIPFNINPTGMQPLLTTSYLLAFPSIMASIFGSPFWENLKEILNPRTSGGGSPWVYYLTYAFLVFVFNIFDIANLPKEISDYLNKMSARVPRIKPGRATVDYLTKIQTSTRFWGGLLLSLLATSSLLLDRYLRHINEGFSIGFTSVLIIVGSIIELRRSYQAYNVMPALSKVLRRYGA; translated from the exons aTGCCCCCCTCTCTCGCGCTGGCGTACTCCTcactccttctccctccccgcCGTGCGCTCCTCGCCCCGCCTCCCCGCTGTCTCGCCCCCAACCGCCCATCTCTCCGCGCCCACTGCCGCCTTCTCGCGTGCACGCCCCGGCGGCCGTTCCTCACGCCTCGCTGCTTCGCTTTCGCCGCTAGGACTTCGGCGTCCGCTGCGGAACCGGCGCCtggagatggagacggcgtcccggcggcggggcggaagGGCGCGGGGTACCGGAACCGGTTCCTGGACCTGGCGCGGCtgggggcggtggcggagggcgcggcggaggccttCTTCCGCAGCGagatccggcggcggctggcctTCACCGCAGCGCTCATCGTGCTCAGCCGCGTGGGCTACTTCATCCCACTCCCCGGGTTCGACCGCCGCCTTATCCCCGACTCCTACCTCAGCTTCGCCCCGCTCCCTGCAG ATGACCTTGTCGATTTCTCCTCCGAACTGAAACTGTCATTTTTCCAGCTCGGGATCAGTCATCAAATTTCAGCATCTATTGTCATGCAG GTTCTCTGTCATGTTCTTCCATCACTTGAAAAGCTCCGCAAGGAAGGATTAGACGGGCATGAGAAGCTAAAAGGCTATAT ATGGTGGCTATCTTTGGGTTTTGCAACTGTGGCGGCTTTTACTGTGTCATGCTATTCCCTACAGTATTCAGTATATGCTGCAAGTTACAG GGTTAAGCATGTAGTTATAACAAGTCTTTTGCTTGTTCTTGGTGCAATGTCAATGACATGGATTTGTGACACCATATCAGAATCTGGATTTG GACATGGCTCATCTTTGATTATCTGTGTGGGAATTTTGACTGGTTACACAGAGACACTACATAAGATGATAACTCAGTTTTCAG GGAATTTTTCCAAGTGTTGGCCTTACATCCTGGGAGTAGCTGGAATTTTTATGATGCTCACCATGGGGGCTGTGCTGGTGACTGAAGGATGCAGGAAGATAAAGCTTCAGTACTATGGATTCAAATTGGCTTCTGGTGCAGG GAAAGAGAGCACCCCAGTTACAGAGGTTGAGCCATATATTCCCTTCAACATCAATCCGACTGGAATGCAGCCCTTGCTTACAACCTCATACCTACTAGCTTTTCCAAGCATCATGGCCAG CATTTTTGGCTCACCGTTTTGGGAAAACTTGAAGGAAATTTTGAATCCAAGGACTTCAGGTGGTGGTAGTCCCTGGGTCTATTATTTGACATATGCTTTTCTTGTCTTCGTCTTCAACATCTTTGACATT GCCAACTTACCCAAAGAGATATCTGACTACCTGAATAAGATGAGTGCGAGGGTACCAAGGATAAAGCCTGGAAGAGCAACAGTAGATTATCTTACAAAGATACAAACATCAACGCGTTTCTGGG GAGGCCTACTACTGAGCTTGCTGGCAACTTCCTCTTTATTGCTTGATCGATATCTCAGGCATATAAATGAGGGGTTTTCTATAGGATTCACATCAGTCTTAATTATT GTGGGCTCAATTATTGAGCTGAGAAGGTCGTATCAAGCATACAATGTGATGCCAGCACTAAGCAAAGTTTTGAGGAGATATGGTGCTTAA
- the LOC101775776 gene encoding uncharacterized protein LOC101775776, which produces MEVEAMLEDDVFFAELSKRISLLITDDDDGADFAAAAQFIPAAAPLPGFTSLAHVQPRQQQGGGASSLLAPPPYTLYHHGASYGGDSAARAVAAAWQQQQCGSKGTGVFIPRSTPGAAHPKKKGKNRGSAAAKAARAGAANALAAGAPAKKRV; this is translated from the exons atggaggtggaggcgatgcTGGAGGACGACGTGTTCTTCGCCGAGCTCAGCAAGCGGATATCGCTGCTCatcaccgacgacgacgacggcgccgacttcgccgccgccgcgcagttcatccccgccgccgcgcccctcccG GGGTTCACGTCGCTCGCCCATGTGCagccgcggcagcagcagggGGGAGGCGCGTCCTCGCTGCTGGCGCCACCACCCTACACGTTGTACCACCACGGCGCCAGCTACGGCGGGGACAGCGCCGccagggcggtggcggcggcgtggcagcagcagcagtgcggCAGCAAGGGCACCGGCGTGTTCATCCCGCGGTCCACGCCGGGGGCCGCGCACcccaagaagaagggcaagaacaggggcagcgccgccgccaaggccgcGCGGGCCGGAGCGGCGaacgccctcgccgccggcgcgcccgcCAAGAAACGCGTCTGA
- the LOC101775100 gene encoding probable E3 ubiquitin-protein ligase LUL4, translating to MGASSSRRRRDDYYPPPPPPPPHHYSSYPPPPPPHHHHHHHHPPPPPHHRAPPPPPPPSSSYYYHPHPPPPQAYHGSWHPAPAPPPPPPQPPALTGPPPEYVEHQQAQKVKNYVNLHKDTIRLEPDAADPDRRLVAFTFDAVTDGSVAIYYFAKEGKDCSFSSVYPELQTPTKIPFQKGLAQRFIQPSGSGVDLGFFSLDELSNSSGEVFPLVVYAEAYPSPEEGGTSVNSTRAQITLAVLEKHNDDLRVKVVKQILWIDGVRYELQEIFGLVNSTETDVADADADDTGKECVICLTEPRDTAVMPCRHLCLCSECAKTLRFQSNKCPICRQPVEKLMEIRVRGPEP from the exons atggGCGCCTcatcgagccgccgccgccgggacgactactacccgccgccgccgccgccaccgccgcaccactACTCCTCCtacccgcccccgcccccgccgcaccaccaccatcaccaccaccacccgccgcctccgccgcaccACCGGgcaccccctccgccgccgccgccctcctcctcgtacTACTACCACCCGCACCCGCCGCCCCCGCAGGCGTACCACGGCTCGTGGCAcccggcccccgcgccgccgccgccgccgccgcagccgcccgcGCTGACGGGGCCCCCGCCCGAGTACGTGGAGCACCAGCAGGCGCAGAAGGTGAAGAACTACGTCAACCTGCACAAGGACACCATCAGGCTCGAGCCCGACGCCGCAGACCCcgaccgccgcctcgtcgccttcACCTTCGACGCGGTAACCGACGGCAG TGTGGCTATATATTACTTTGCCAAGGAAGGAAAAGACTGTAGTTTCTCTTCAGTATACCCAGAATTACAGACGCCAACAAAAATACCCTTCCAGAAAGGGTTGGCCCAAAGGTTCATTCAACCCTCTGGATCTGGTGTTGACTTGGGATTCTTTTCTCTTGATGAGCTTTCAAATTCATCAGGGGAAGTATTCCCTCTGGTAGTTTATGCAGAAGCATATCCATCTCCAGAGGAAGGTGGCACGTCAGTAAACTCCACTCGTGCACAGATTACTCTTGCTGTTTTGGAGAAGCATAACGATGATCTTCGAGTCAAAGTTGTCAAGCAAATCTTGTGGATTGATGGAGTGAGGTACGAGCTTCAGGAAATTTTCGGTCTTGTCAACTCCACAGAAACGGATGTTGCCGATGCTGATGCTGATGACACGGGAAAGGAATGCGTTATCTGCTTGACAGAGCCAAGGGACACTGCTGTTATGCCCTGTAGACATTTG TGTTTGTGCAGTGAATGTGCAAAAACTCTACGATTTCAGTCAAATAAATGCCCCATATGCCGACAGCCTGTTGAAAAACTAATGGAGATCAGAGTTAGAGGTCCTGAACCATAA